Within the Ailuropoda melanoleuca isolate Jingjing unplaced genomic scaffold, ASM200744v2 unplaced-scaffold16827, whole genome shotgun sequence genome, the region AGTGATGGGTCCAGAGAAGATTGGACGACAGATTGGGCGGTAAGAAACCGAAGGGGTGCAGGGCTGTTTGCAGGAGCTGGGTATATAGAAAGTCCGAGAGCAAGTTGGTTGGCAGATGGCAGATGCAGAAGACCCCGGGCGACCGCAGAGTGGTTGGCACGAGGTAGGTGGGCAGNGGAAACAGGCTCACGGCAGCTGGACCGGCAGCGCTTGACTACATAGCAGGTAGGCTGACATGGACTAGGCACACAGATACTTGCTGAACAGGGACTGGGCTCAGAGCAGATGGGTTGGCAGATGCTGGAGATGCAACAAGACGGCTCTTGGCAAGTGCTGGAGACACAAGGTGGCTCACAGGGGCTTGAAATACAGCAAACAGGGCGAAGACAGACAGGCTCACAGACCAGAGCCACACAGGAAGCTGGCTGGCAGTTGCTGGACTCTGAGCAAGATGGCTCACAAGGACTGGGGTCACAGCAGACAGCCTGGCAGCTATTAGCCACAGAGCAGACAGATGGACAGCAGCTAGGTGTGGGGCAGACTGGCTGACCGCAAGTGGGCTCACAGACCACTGGTTGACAGGAAGTAGGCACAGTGCAGACAGCAGAACAGCAGCTGGGCTCACAGATGACCGACTGGCAGCAGCTGGGTTTGCACGTGATGGACTGGCAGGCAGTGGGTACACAGAGAACTGGCTGGCAGGAAGGGGCCTCACAGCACACAGGTTGGCAGCAACTGCTCACTGAGCAAGAAG harbors:
- the LOC117797873 gene encoding LOW QUALITY PROTEIN: keratin-associated protein 16-1-like (The sequence of the model RefSeq protein was modified relative to this genomic sequence to represent the inferred CDS: deleted 2 bases in 1 codon), which translates into the protein SSCAQPVCCEATICEPSCAVSNCAQPVCCEATICEPSCSVSSCCQPVCCEAPSCQPVLCVPTACQSITCKPSCCQSVICEPSCCSAVCTVPTSCQPVVCEPTCGQPVCPTPSCCPSVCSVANSCQAVCCDPSPCEPSCSESSNCQPASCVALVCEPVCLRPVCCISSPCEPPCVSSTCQEPSCCISSICQPICSEPSPCSASICVPSPCQPTCYVVKRCRSSCREPVSCPPTSCQPLCGRPGSSASAICQPTCSRTFYIPSSCKQPCTPSVSYRPICRPIFSGPI